A genomic stretch from Candidatus Nitrotoga arctica includes:
- the accB gene encoding acetyl-CoA carboxylase biotin carboxyl carrier protein — protein sequence MDLRKLKTLIELVESSGIAELEISEGEERVRIVRSCAAVQHVYAAPQHMTTLASQLADAPVEPVEPAAPDGHVVKSPMVGSFYRSPSPGAKPFVEVGQSVNVGDTLCIIEAMKLLNEIEADQSGVISAVLVESGQPVEYGQPLFVIG from the coding sequence ATGGATTTACGTAAACTCAAGACCTTGATTGAACTGGTTGAAAGCTCTGGTATTGCAGAGCTGGAAATTAGTGAAGGCGAAGAACGCGTGCGCATTGTACGGTCATGTGCTGCGGTGCAGCATGTTTATGCAGCACCGCAGCACATGACCACGCTTGCCTCACAATTGGCCGATGCGCCGGTTGAGCCAGTCGAACCCGCAGCCCCAGATGGCCACGTAGTGAAATCGCCGATGGTTGGTAGTTTTTACCGCAGCCCCTCCCCTGGTGCCAAACCCTTTGTGGAGGTGGGCCAGAGCGTGAATGTGGGCGACACCCTCTGTATCATCGAAGCAATGAAGCTGCTCAATGAAATCGAAGCTGATCAAAGCGGTGTCATTAGTGCGGTTCTGGTCGAGAGTGGCCAGCCGGTGGAATATGGTCAACCTCTTTTTGTTATCGGTTAA
- a CDS encoding putative toxin-antitoxin system toxin component, PIN family: MRVVLDTNVILSALLFANGNLAWLRKAWQAKSIRPVISNATKEDLFDSLDYPKFNLSIAEQDLLLEDFFPYCETASISNWMPSHGIFSQVFLAVAHKAKVDALVTVEKDLLALRGSFTPSIFTVEELRKRLQEERLA, encoded by the coding sequence ATGCGCGTTGTTCTCGATACCAATGTAATACTCTCTGCATTGTTGTTCGCCAACGGGAATTTGGCGTGGTTGAGAAAGGCTTGGCAGGCGAAGTCTATCCGTCCAGTGATCAGTAACGCAACAAAGGAAGATTTATTCGATTCATTGGATTATCCTAAATTTAATTTGTCAATCGCTGAGCAGGATTTGTTGCTGGAAGATTTTTTTCCATACTGTGAAACAGCGTCCATATCCAACTGGATGCCATCGCACGGCATATTTAGCCAAGTATTTTTGGCCGTGGCACACAAAGCCAAGGTAGATGCACTGGTAACCGTTGAAAAGGATTTACTCGCATTGCGAGGAAGTTTTACCCCCTCCATCTTTACCGTTGAGGAATTGCGTAAACGTTTGCAAGAAGAACGTCTCGCGTAA
- the gspG gene encoding type II secretion system major pseudopilin GspG, with the protein MNRMNRVRRETGFTLLELLVVLVILGLLAGLVGPKVMDYLGTSKSKTGKLQIEQLGQSLELFKLEVGRYPTSQESLSALIESPTGATGWNGPYIKGSKMVPKDPWGNDYHYASPGQHNKDFDISSLGLDNREGGEGENKDINNWGE; encoded by the coding sequence ATGAACAGGATGAATCGGGTACGCCGGGAAACAGGATTTACCTTGCTCGAGTTGCTGGTAGTGCTGGTAATTCTAGGCCTGCTGGCTGGCTTGGTGGGACCAAAAGTAATGGATTATCTTGGTACATCGAAAAGCAAAACGGGTAAGCTGCAAATCGAGCAGCTTGGACAGAGTCTGGAATTGTTCAAGCTGGAAGTAGGACGCTATCCCACTTCACAGGAAAGTTTGTCGGCATTGATCGAGTCACCCACTGGTGCGACCGGTTGGAACGGACCTTATATTAAGGGATCGAAAATGGTGCCAAAAGATCCGTGGGGCAACGATTACCATTACGCTTCGCCGGGACAGCACAACAAAGATTTTGATATCAGTTCACTTGGCCTTGATAATCGTGAAGGTGGCGAAGGCGAAAACAAGGATATCAATAATTGGGGCGAATAA
- a CDS encoding prepilin-type N-terminal cleavage/methylation domain-containing protein → MYKFSRGFSLLEVLVAFVILALILGVLMQIFSGGLRNASRVDEYQQAMLLGQSKLASIGIETPLKVSESNGEFDAFYRWHVSIRPYPVAPTQTSDQTGLPVPILPVSLLEVEIQVLWGGSDQPRSASLKTLRLVNGVAL, encoded by the coding sequence ATGTATAAATTCAGTCGTGGTTTTTCTTTGCTTGAAGTGCTGGTGGCATTTGTAATTCTGGCACTGATATTGGGCGTATTGATGCAGATTTTTTCTGGCGGCTTGCGTAATGCCAGTCGTGTTGACGAATATCAGCAGGCAATGTTGCTGGGTCAAAGCAAGTTAGCATCGATTGGCATCGAGACACCATTGAAAGTAAGTGAGAGCAATGGCGAGTTTGATGCCTTTTACCGTTGGCATGTCAGTATTCGACCCTATCCCGTGGCTCCAACACAGACGAGCGACCAGACTGGATTGCCAGTGCCGATTTTGCCTGTGTCACTGCTGGAAGTGGAAATCCAGGTGCTATGGGGCGGCAGCGACCAGCCGCGTTCGGCCAGCCTTAAAACGCTGCGACTGGTGAATGGAGTTGCGTTGTGA
- the prmA gene encoding 50S ribosomal protein L11 methyltransferase has translation MAWLTLTITASASEAEMLSEALLALGALSVDIHDADADTPNEQAIFGEPGEPVSHLWSYNRVTALFVEDTPIDAIMLEAAHAIGLQQPPNYAIATLADNDWVRLTQLQFNPIRISQRLWIVPTWHTPFDSSAINITLDPGLAFGTGSHPTTRLCLRWLDSHLQGGESVLDYGCGSGILTIAALKLGAASATGVDVDAQAVQASRDNAMVNQVDAQFYLPNAALKQQVDIVVANILTNPLKVLAPLLAGSSRQGGQIVLSGVLSEQAEDVMKIYDQWFDFRPPVVEEGWACLSGVKR, from the coding sequence ATGGCTTGGCTTACGCTGACAATCACTGCATCTGCATCCGAGGCGGAGATGCTGAGTGAGGCTCTGTTGGCGCTCGGCGCACTATCTGTGGATATTCACGATGCAGATGCCGATACCCCAAATGAGCAAGCCATATTTGGTGAACCGGGCGAACCCGTCTCCCATCTTTGGTCATACAATCGCGTTACTGCTCTGTTTGTCGAAGATACGCCGATAGACGCAATCATGCTAGAAGCGGCACACGCCATCGGGCTGCAACAGCCGCCAAACTATGCCATCGCAACCTTGGCGGACAACGACTGGGTGCGCCTGACTCAATTGCAGTTTAACCCCATCCGTATTTCGCAGCGCCTATGGATCGTGCCTACCTGGCATACCCCATTTGACTCCAGTGCCATCAACATTACGCTCGACCCCGGCTTGGCTTTTGGTACCGGAAGCCACCCCACTACCCGTTTGTGTTTGCGCTGGTTGGACAGTCATTTGCAAGGAGGTGAATCCGTTCTGGATTATGGCTGCGGCTCGGGTATCCTGACCATCGCTGCGCTCAAATTAGGCGCTGCCAGCGCCACGGGCGTGGACGTGGATGCGCAAGCCGTGCAAGCCAGCCGCGACAATGCAATGGTTAATCAAGTTGACGCGCAGTTCTACTTGCCTAATGCTGCACTGAAACAACAAGTTGACATTGTAGTAGCCAATATTCTTACCAATCCTCTCAAAGTACTCGCGCCATTACTGGCAGGCTCATCGCGGCAAGGTGGTCAGATTGTATTATCCGGCGTACTCAGCGAACAGGCCGAGGACGTCATGAAAATCTATGATCAATGGTTTGACTTCAGACCACCGGTTGTGGAAGAAGGTTGGGCATGCTTATCTGGAGTGAAGCGATGA
- a CDS encoding AbrB/MazE/SpoVT family DNA-binding domain-containing protein produces the protein MPYLLLLAAEVATMHVKITPNDQITSPDQSAAQVEAAGYVDEVDSSAIVVTPVLAQSVEAVRDKLIASGISEKDVADACAWARRPKE, from the coding sequence TTGCCTTACTTACTTTTGCTTGCCGCTGAGGTAGCTACCATGCACGTCAAGATAACTCCAAACGACCAGATCACGTCTCCAGATCAAAGCGCTGCCCAAGTGGAGGCTGCTGGATACGTCGATGAAGTTGATAGTAGTGCCATCGTTGTGACACCAGTTTTAGCTCAAAGCGTCGAAGCCGTACGTGATAAATTGATTGCATCGGGGATTTCCGAAAAAGATGTAGCAGACGCCTGTGCTTGGGCACGTCGGCCCAAAGAATAA
- a CDS encoding GspH/FimT family pseudopilin, with protein MGRIKSRASAGFTLLELLVVLMLMAMVYALAVPMISAGLPGTELKGAARQLAAGLRQARNQAVTRKEESTLTLDVEKRNFKVSGDQRRYALPTKLEISLFTAQSELLPDKVGAIRFYPDGSSTGGRITVTSGVRKYDINIDWLTGQVTILN; from the coding sequence TTGGGGCGAATAAAATCGCGTGCCAGCGCCGGTTTTACCCTGCTTGAATTACTGGTGGTGCTGATGCTAATGGCGATGGTATATGCCTTGGCGGTACCGATGATCTCTGCCGGCCTGCCCGGCACCGAACTAAAGGGCGCGGCGCGTCAGCTGGCGGCTGGCTTACGTCAAGCGCGCAACCAAGCAGTCACGCGAAAAGAAGAATCGACATTGACACTGGATGTTGAAAAGCGAAATTTCAAAGTGAGTGGCGACCAGCGCCGCTATGCCTTGCCTACAAAGTTGGAGATCAGCCTGTTTACAGCGCAGTCCGAACTACTGCCCGACAAAGTCGGTGCGATTCGCTTTTACCCGGATGGAAGCTCCACCGGCGGTCGTATCACGGTAACATCGGGTGTCCGCAAATACGATATTAATATCGATTGGCTGACCGGCCAAGTCACCATTCTCAATTAA
- a CDS encoding prepilin-type N-terminal cleavage/methylation domain-containing protein: MNQDKHRITGFTLLELLIAMSLLGFILALLFGGMRLGARSWDAGEIRAENSTHLALLQGFLRRELSQVTPFHWKKKADMNLAFIGQPDNVKLVAPIAVRLGTGGLFLISLELVQENDVGQLVMRRAIPEADSIDFTALENAEKIVLADHVAELSFAYFGAETKDAEPQWRDQWGNRDTQQRLPYLIRVRVKFSNGRVWPDLVVAPLIGSDTGCMWDSSTNRCVSE; this comes from the coding sequence GTGAACCAGGACAAACACAGAATTACCGGCTTCACCTTGCTGGAACTTCTAATCGCCATGTCTTTGCTCGGTTTTATCCTGGCCTTGCTGTTTGGTGGCATGCGTCTAGGCGCACGCAGCTGGGATGCCGGCGAGATACGTGCTGAAAATTCGACACATTTGGCTTTGCTGCAAGGATTTTTGCGGCGTGAATTAAGTCAGGTAACTCCATTTCACTGGAAGAAAAAAGCAGATATGAATCTGGCGTTCATCGGTCAGCCAGACAATGTCAAGCTGGTGGCTCCGATTGCCGTGCGATTGGGTACCGGTGGTTTGTTTCTGATCAGCCTGGAGTTGGTGCAGGAAAATGATGTTGGCCAACTGGTAATGAGGCGTGCTATTCCAGAGGCAGACAGTATTGATTTTACCGCATTGGAAAATGCCGAAAAAATCGTGCTGGCGGACCATGTGGCGGAATTAAGCTTTGCCTATTTTGGTGCTGAAACCAAAGATGCCGAACCACAATGGCGGGACCAGTGGGGAAATCGGGATACTCAACAGCGGTTACCCTACCTGATTCGTGTTCGGGTCAAGTTCAGTAATGGCCGTGTTTGGCCGGATTTAGTGGTCGCACCGTTGATCGGTTCTGATACTGGCTGTATGTGGGACAGCTCTACCAATCGATGCGTGAGTGAATGA
- the aroQ gene encoding type II 3-dehydroquinate dehydratase, giving the protein MKTILVLHGPNLNLLGSREPSVYGHTTLDEINNKLQHLARMQGANLLHFQSNSESALVDRIHLARQDGTDFIVINPAAFTHTSVALRDALTAVAIPFIEVHLSNVFAREPFRKESYFSDLAIGVISGLGATGYELAVQYALQYSVRS; this is encoded by the coding sequence ATGAAAACCATTCTGGTTCTACATGGCCCCAATCTGAACTTGCTCGGCAGCCGCGAGCCAAGCGTGTATGGCCATACTACATTAGACGAAATTAACAACAAATTACAGCATTTAGCTCGCATGCAAGGCGCAAATCTATTGCATTTTCAGAGTAATTCTGAATCTGCTTTAGTGGATCGTATACATTTGGCGCGCCAAGATGGTACTGATTTTATTGTCATTAACCCTGCTGCGTTTACACATACTAGCGTGGCTTTACGCGATGCGCTGACTGCGGTGGCCATTCCATTTATTGAAGTCCATCTTTCCAATGTGTTTGCACGTGAACCATTTCGCAAAGAATCATATTTTTCTGATCTCGCTATTGGTGTTATCAGCGGTTTGGGTGCAACCGGTTATGAACTCGCAGTGCAATACGCGCTGCAATATTCTGTTAGGAGCTAA
- a CDS encoding type II secretion system F family protein, producing the protein MFQYNAVSADGEALEGEMEARTNEAVVDRLQAMGYIPIQIELAQLERTAGNTSFGWLRSSRVSQAEIGVFTSEIATLLHAGLPLDRALEILVELSENDKVRNLLTQVRDDVRGGASLSAAMEAQKGVFSRFYLNMVRAGEAGGALGPVLTRITEFMERAKALKQTVTSALIYPAILMLVAASSVMMLLIFVVPQFSLMFQQSGKTLPLPTQIVIAAGDFLRHDWWMLLIGALAIYVLLRQQMQNPTSRYRWDGIFLRLPLVGDLVAKIEVARFSRSLGTLLGNGVTLLNALFIIKETLNNSVMAEGLDSVANQLKQGLGLGKPMMETGLFPKLAVHMVVVGEETGQLEEMLLRVADVYDNEVQTTVKRMLSLMEPVLILGLGLLIGGIIMSILLAILSVNDLAM; encoded by the coding sequence GTGTTTCAATACAACGCAGTTAGTGCAGACGGCGAAGCGCTGGAAGGCGAGATGGAAGCCCGTACTAATGAAGCGGTCGTAGATCGTTTGCAGGCTATGGGCTATATTCCGATTCAAATTGAACTAGCGCAGCTGGAACGAACTGCCGGAAACACCTCATTCGGATGGCTACGCTCCAGTCGAGTGAGTCAGGCAGAAATTGGCGTATTCACGAGTGAAATTGCAACGTTATTACATGCAGGTTTGCCACTTGATCGCGCATTGGAAATTCTGGTCGAGCTATCGGAAAACGATAAAGTGCGTAACCTGCTGACGCAGGTACGCGACGATGTGCGTGGTGGTGCTTCGCTTTCCGCAGCGATGGAAGCGCAGAAAGGCGTGTTTTCCCGTTTCTACCTCAATATGGTGCGTGCTGGCGAGGCTGGGGGCGCACTTGGTCCGGTGCTGACGCGTATCACTGAATTCATGGAACGCGCCAAAGCACTCAAGCAAACTGTTACATCTGCATTAATCTATCCCGCCATCCTGATGTTAGTGGCGGCCAGTTCGGTGATGATGTTGTTGATATTCGTTGTGCCGCAGTTTTCCCTGATGTTTCAGCAATCCGGTAAAACCCTGCCGCTGCCAACGCAAATCGTCATTGCCGCTGGTGACTTTCTACGCCATGACTGGTGGATGTTGCTGATTGGTGCGCTAGCCATTTATGTGCTGCTGCGACAGCAAATGCAAAACCCTACCAGCCGCTACCGCTGGGACGGCATTTTTCTGCGCCTGCCGCTGGTAGGCGACCTGGTGGCCAAGATCGAGGTGGCCCGCTTTAGTCGCAGCCTAGGTACTTTGCTAGGCAACGGAGTGACTTTATTGAACGCGCTCTTTATTATCAAAGAAACCTTAAATAATAGCGTCATGGCTGAAGGACTCGATAGTGTGGCGAATCAGCTCAAGCAAGGGTTGGGGTTGGGCAAACCAATGATGGAAACGGGTTTGTTTCCCAAGCTTGCGGTTCATATGGTAGTCGTTGGGGAAGAAACGGGCCAGCTTGAAGAAATGCTGCTGCGCGTTGCAGATGTGTATGACAATGAGGTGCAAACAACGGTCAAGCGCATGTTAAGTCTAATGGAGCCGGTACTGATTTTGGGGCTGGGGCTGTTGATTGGCGGTATCATTATGTCAATTCTGCTTGCCATCCTCAGTGTCAACGACTTGGCGATGTAA
- a CDS encoding zinc-ribbon and DUF3426 domain-containing protein: MNAVTQCPECSTRFKVSQAQLDMHQGMVRCGRCQAIFNAIKQLHDNELSSQLTLTLDLEEMQQVPVQSPVEHIPATHDKYDFSHLTTDSKEEALEISASVIKKNIHWSWVVVTLLLVIVLLAQTTYFFRVELAAYLPGIKPVLTSYCKMLNCDIPLPKKIDLLSIESSDLESDPKQASVIALNAILRNRAPYAQTYPNLELTLTNSMDEALARRIFPPVEYLKSGEDEKQGLLPNHEIGIKLHLDTADLKPTGYRLFLFYP; the protein is encoded by the coding sequence ATGAATGCAGTCACCCAATGCCCGGAGTGTAGTACCCGCTTTAAGGTCAGCCAAGCTCAGCTGGATATGCATCAGGGCATGGTGCGGTGCGGACGTTGCCAGGCAATATTCAACGCAATAAAACAATTGCATGATAATGAACTCAGCTCGCAACTTACTCTAACCCTGGATCTGGAGGAAATGCAGCAAGTGCCTGTCCAAAGTCCGGTAGAGCATATCCCCGCAACCCACGATAAATATGATTTCAGTCATCTCACTACGGACAGTAAAGAAGAAGCGCTGGAAATAAGTGCCTCAGTCATCAAAAAGAATATTCACTGGTCATGGGTGGTGGTCACATTGTTGTTAGTCATAGTGTTACTGGCACAGACTACGTATTTTTTTCGTGTCGAACTCGCTGCGTACTTGCCGGGCATCAAGCCAGTACTCACGTCCTATTGTAAGATGCTCAACTGCGATATCCCGCTACCGAAAAAAATTGACCTGCTGAGCATCGAATCTTCTGATCTGGAATCCGATCCGAAACAAGCGAGCGTCATCGCTCTCAATGCCATCTTGCGAAACCGTGCGCCTTACGCGCAAACCTATCCCAATCTGGAACTTACACTCACCAACTCGATGGATGAGGCACTGGCGCGTCGCATCTTCCCTCCAGTGGAATATCTCAAATCCGGCGAGGACGAAAAACAAGGGCTGCTACCCAACCATGAGATTGGCATCAAGCTGCATCTTGATACTGCCGACCTTAAACCAACTGGATATCGCTTGTTTTTGTTTTATCCCTAG
- the accC gene encoding acetyl-CoA carboxylase biotin carboxylase subunit codes for MFEKILIANRGEIALRIQRACREMGIKSVAVHSEADADAKYVKLADESVCIGPASSLHSYLHIPSIISAAEVTDAQAIHPGYGFLSENADFAERVEKSGFVFIGPRPETIRLMGDKVSAKNAMKKAGIPCVPGVDGALPDNPAEITKIARSIGYPVIIKAAGGGGGRGMRVVHTEAALLNAVVMTRSEAQAAFNNPVVYMEKFLQNPRHIEFQVLADSYGNAVYLGERDCSMQRRHQKILEEAPAPLLNTRLRNKMGERCAAACRKIGYRGAGTFEFLYENDEFFFIEMNTRVQVEHPVTEMITGIDIVQQQIRIAAGEKLSFKQNDITLKGHAIECRINAEHPYKFTPSAGRITTWHTPGGPGIRVDSHVYANYFVPPHYDSMIGKIIAYGDNRQQAIARMRTALSEMAVEGIETNIPLHQELMLDAAFLRGGTSIHYLEHKLAERIKVK; via the coding sequence ATGTTTGAAAAAATTCTCATCGCAAATCGAGGCGAGATTGCCTTAAGAATTCAGCGCGCCTGTCGTGAAATGGGCATTAAATCCGTAGCAGTGCATTCCGAAGCTGACGCAGACGCCAAGTATGTCAAACTGGCCGATGAATCGGTGTGCATTGGCCCGGCTTCCTCGCTACATAGCTATCTGCACATTCCATCCATCATTAGCGCAGCGGAAGTTACAGATGCTCAGGCTATCCACCCGGGCTATGGGTTTTTGTCTGAGAATGCTGACTTCGCCGAACGTGTGGAAAAAAGTGGATTCGTATTCATTGGCCCACGGCCGGAGACCATTCGTTTAATGGGCGACAAAGTGTCCGCCAAAAACGCAATGAAAAAAGCGGGTATTCCTTGTGTGCCGGGCGTGGATGGCGCACTGCCGGACAATCCAGCCGAAATTACCAAGATCGCACGCAGTATCGGTTATCCGGTCATTATCAAGGCCGCTGGGGGCGGTGGCGGACGCGGCATGCGCGTAGTACATACCGAAGCCGCGTTGCTGAATGCTGTGGTCATGACGCGTAGTGAAGCGCAGGCGGCGTTTAATAATCCTGTGGTGTATATGGAAAAGTTTTTGCAGAATCCACGCCACATCGAATTCCAAGTTCTGGCTGATTCTTATGGCAATGCGGTATATTTAGGTGAGCGTGACTGCTCAATGCAACGCCGCCATCAGAAAATTCTTGAGGAAGCGCCAGCACCTCTGCTCAATACTCGTCTTCGTAATAAAATGGGTGAGCGTTGTGCAGCAGCTTGCCGCAAGATTGGCTATCGCGGTGCGGGGACTTTTGAGTTTCTGTATGAAAACGATGAATTTTTCTTCATTGAAATGAACACTCGCGTACAGGTAGAGCATCCGGTCACCGAAATGATTACGGGCATAGATATCGTGCAACAGCAGATTCGTATCGCTGCCGGCGAAAAACTCAGTTTCAAGCAAAATGATATTACGCTCAAAGGTCATGCCATTGAATGTCGCATCAATGCCGAACATCCCTACAAGTTCACGCCCTCAGCCGGCCGCATTACTACTTGGCATACTCCTGGTGGCCCTGGTATTCGCGTGGATTCGCATGTGTACGCCAATTACTTCGTGCCGCCTCACTACGACTCCATGATCGGCAAGATCATCGCATATGGGGACAATCGCCAACAGGCGATAGCACGCATGCGTACCGCCTTATCAGAAATGGCGGTAGAAGGTATAGAGACTAATATTCCTCTGCATCAGGAACTAATGTTAGATGCTGCTTTTTTACGAGGTGGCACCAGCATTCACTATTTGGAACACAAGCTAGCCGAACGCATCAAGGTAAAATAA
- the gspE gene encoding type II secretion system ATPase GspE codes for MAARLRENPHVRDTIPALFRTESIKLRKRLGEWLVEQGKLNTLDLERALDLQQDEVGEHERIGALLLKLGVVSARDVAEALAAQLGLALVEPADYPQVPLLEERVSVRFLKESKALPLHEDEHVLVLALVDPLDQYVINAFGLLTHRSVSVRVAVQQDMESAFERLYGSGKTSMGEIVGDIETLEEEGASDDVQHLKDLASEAPVIRLVNLIIGHALEARASDVHIEPFENRLIVRYRVDGVMHEVESPPRRLSAAVISRIKIMASMDIAERRLPQDGRIKLRIQSKEIDLRVSTVPTMHGESVVMRILDKSGTTLNFAALGFDDDVLKVFIDVLQQPHGIILATGPTGSGKTTTLYTALQTLNKSDVKILTVEDPVEYQMEGVNQIQVKAQIGLTFANALRSIVRQDPDVIMIGEIRDLETAQIAVQAALTGHLVLSTLHTNDAASTINRLLDMGMDDYLLTSTVIGILAQRLVRTLCEQCRQLRIVLPEVVDEMELHRFTEARPIELYHAVGCPHCGHTGYIGRVSIVEILPMSDGIRSLVMQHATAGEIRKLAIDQGMRTMFDNGLRKVMAGVTTIEEVLRVTREA; via the coding sequence ATGGCAGCCCGCCTGCGCGAAAATCCGCATGTTCGTGATACTATTCCCGCACTTTTTCGCACAGAAAGCATCAAGTTGAGAAAACGTTTAGGAGAATGGTTAGTCGAGCAGGGGAAGCTGAATACGCTCGATTTGGAGCGTGCGCTAGATTTGCAGCAAGATGAAGTGGGCGAACACGAGCGTATTGGCGCACTGTTATTAAAGCTGGGGGTTGTTTCTGCCCGTGACGTGGCAGAGGCATTGGCGGCACAACTTGGGCTCGCACTAGTGGAACCGGCTGATTATCCTCAAGTGCCCTTGCTGGAAGAGCGCGTATCGGTGCGTTTCCTTAAAGAGTCTAAAGCGTTGCCGCTACATGAAGATGAACACGTGCTGGTGCTGGCGCTAGTGGATCCACTTGATCAATACGTCATCAATGCCTTTGGCTTGCTAACTCATCGCTCGGTTAGTGTGCGTGTGGCAGTGCAGCAGGATATGGAAAGCGCTTTCGAGCGTCTTTACGGTAGCGGCAAGACGTCGATGGGGGAAATTGTCGGCGACATCGAAACCCTCGAGGAAGAAGGTGCGAGCGACGATGTGCAGCATCTTAAGGATCTTGCCAGCGAGGCGCCGGTTATCCGTCTGGTTAATTTAATTATTGGCCATGCGCTGGAGGCGCGCGCATCCGATGTTCACATCGAGCCATTCGAAAATCGTCTGATCGTGCGTTACCGGGTAGACGGGGTGATGCACGAGGTAGAGTCGCCGCCGCGGCGCTTGTCCGCTGCCGTCATATCGCGGATTAAAATCATGGCAAGCATGGATATTGCGGAACGGCGTCTGCCACAGGATGGTCGTATCAAATTGCGAATTCAGAGCAAGGAAATTGATTTGCGTGTTTCCACTGTGCCTACCATGCATGGTGAGAGCGTGGTTATGCGGATTCTAGACAAGAGTGGTACTACCCTAAATTTTGCCGCGCTGGGGTTTGATGATGATGTGCTCAAAGTATTCATAGATGTATTGCAGCAACCCCATGGCATTATTCTGGCCACCGGCCCTACTGGTAGTGGCAAAACTACCACGCTCTACACCGCATTACAAACGTTGAACAAATCGGATGTGAAGATACTCACGGTGGAAGACCCGGTTGAATATCAGATGGAAGGCGTAAACCAGATTCAGGTCAAAGCACAGATCGGTCTTACCTTTGCCAACGCCCTGCGCTCTATTGTGCGCCAGGATCCAGACGTTATCATGATCGGCGAAATCCGCGATTTGGAAACGGCACAAATTGCCGTACAGGCCGCGCTTACTGGTCACTTGGTGCTGTCCACCCTGCACACTAACGATGCTGCCAGTACGATCAACCGTCTACTCGATATGGGCATGGACGATTACCTTCTGACATCCACTGTGATTGGCATTCTTGCGCAGCGCCTGGTGCGCACATTGTGCGAACAATGTCGTCAATTGCGAATTGTGCTGCCCGAAGTGGTCGATGAAATGGAGTTACATCGCTTTACCGAAGCGCGTCCGATTGAACTTTATCATGCGGTTGGCTGTCCACATTGTGGTCACACTGGCTATATTGGTCGCGTCAGTATTGTGGAAATACTTCCGATGAGTGATGGTATTCGCAGTTTAGTGATGCAGCACGCAACTGCGGGGGAAATACGCAAGCTGGCAATCGATCAAGGTATGAGAACCATGTTTGATAATGGTTTGCGCAAAGTGATGGCAGGAGTTACGACCATTGAGGAAGTATTGCGCGTGACGCGGGAGGCTTGA